The following are encoded in a window of Telmatobacter sp. DSM 110680 genomic DNA:
- a CDS encoding ABC transporter permease subunit — protein sequence MSVFDHEYRPYEGRLTALGSRPLVLARYAMNEAWSSKISVGLFVLGLLPCLVNLVIIYVADNPIARALILRGGGGNTPFSIGESFFLQVLETQCWFALVLAAWIAPRLVSFDLSDNALPILLSHPISRFGYLLGKFIALAVFLSYVTWIPCLTLFVYQCYASPVPWGMDHLRLGAGLFIGAAIWILLLSMVGLAVSSWVKWRVIATGAMFAVVFVPAGVGGIASAILRTKWGLLLNIPVVMSELWQRLLGAPSFMNSRLDLPTFAIVSVLIAACMLCVAVLNARIRAREVVRG from the coding sequence ATGTCAGTGTTTGATCATGAATACCGGCCCTATGAAGGCCGTTTGACTGCGCTGGGGTCGCGTCCGCTGGTGCTGGCACGCTATGCAATGAACGAGGCGTGGTCGTCGAAGATTTCCGTCGGGCTTTTCGTGCTCGGGCTTTTGCCGTGCCTGGTGAACTTGGTGATTATTTACGTTGCCGATAATCCTATTGCGCGAGCGCTCATTTTGCGCGGCGGCGGCGGGAACACTCCGTTCAGCATCGGCGAATCCTTCTTCCTGCAGGTATTGGAGACGCAGTGCTGGTTTGCGCTGGTGCTGGCGGCATGGATTGCGCCGCGACTTGTCTCATTCGATTTGAGCGACAACGCGCTTCCGATTCTGCTGAGTCATCCGATCTCGCGGTTTGGTTATCTGCTAGGCAAATTCATAGCGCTGGCCGTTTTTCTGTCGTACGTCACGTGGATTCCATGTCTGACGTTATTTGTTTACCAGTGCTACGCTTCTCCGGTTCCTTGGGGTATGGACCATCTTCGGTTAGGTGCCGGGCTCTTCATTGGCGCTGCGATTTGGATTCTATTGCTCTCAATGGTGGGGCTTGCCGTGTCGTCGTGGGTAAAGTGGCGGGTAATCGCCACGGGGGCCATGTTTGCGGTGGTGTTTGTCCCAGCGGGTGTCGGGGGCATTGCCAGCGCCATTCTTCGGACGAAGTGGGGGTTGCTGCTAAATATTCCGGTGGTGATGTCTGAGCTGTGGCAGCGGTTGCTGGGCGCACCTTCCTTTATGAATTCGCGTTTGGACTTGCCTACGTTCGCCATCGTCTCGGTCCTGATCGCCGCTTGCATGTTGTGCGTGGCGGTTCTGAATGCACGCATTCGTGCGCGAGAGGTGGTGCGCGGATGA
- a CDS encoding ABC transporter ATP-binding protein: MNATNDTIRFENVSKFYGEVLGVNKVSLTLSPGITTLVGPNGSGKTTLMNLLTGLVQPSRGTVSVLGLSPSNATEFFCNVGYCAQFDSFPRGLTGFQFVFDSLMLFGMTEEDAYQLTQESLERVQLSDEAAHRKIAGYSKGMRQKIRLAQAVAHHPRVLVLDEPLNGLDPMARAESLALFQELGRQGMHVIISSHILDEVDRISDRVVLITGGYLIAQGNIHEVRKEVRDKPMQVLIRCDRPDLLASKMFAVNHCVEARLHADGNGVFLRTGDIDEFYRLLNEIAVEGLVKIEAVAPADDNANAIYQYLIGSDGVAS; encoded by the coding sequence ATGAATGCAACGAACGACACAATTCGTTTTGAGAATGTCTCGAAGTTCTACGGCGAGGTGCTGGGCGTGAACAAGGTCTCGCTGACACTTTCGCCCGGTATCACGACGCTGGTGGGGCCGAATGGATCCGGCAAGACTACGCTGATGAACCTGCTGACCGGTCTGGTGCAGCCGTCCCGTGGGACGGTCTCAGTCCTGGGTCTTTCGCCGTCGAATGCGACTGAGTTCTTTTGCAACGTGGGGTATTGCGCACAATTCGATTCTTTTCCGCGCGGGCTGACTGGATTCCAGTTTGTGTTCGACAGCTTGATGCTGTTTGGCATGACCGAGGAGGATGCTTATCAGCTTACGCAGGAGTCGCTGGAGCGCGTGCAGCTGAGCGATGAAGCGGCACACCGGAAGATTGCCGGATATAGCAAAGGGATGCGGCAGAAGATCAGGCTGGCGCAAGCGGTGGCGCATCATCCGCGGGTGCTGGTGCTGGATGAACCATTGAACGGGCTTGATCCGATGGCGCGAGCTGAGTCGCTGGCCTTGTTTCAGGAACTCGGGCGGCAGGGAATGCATGTCATTATTTCGAGCCACATTCTCGATGAGGTCGATCGCATCTCCGATCGCGTCGTGCTGATTACGGGCGGATATTTAATCGCTCAGGGAAATATCCACGAGGTTCGGAAGGAAGTGCGCGACAAGCCGATGCAGGTGTTGATTCGCTGCGATCGTCCGGATTTGCTGGCGTCAAAGATGTTTGCCGTGAATCACTGCGTGGAGGCACGTCTGCATGCGGATGGAAACGGAGTGTTTTTGCGGACCGGCGATATCGATGAGTTCTATCGCTTGTTGAATGAGATTGCCGTCGAGGGGTTGGTGAAGATTGAAGCGGTTGCACCGGCCGATGACAATGCGAATGCAATCTATCAATACCTGATTGGTTCTGACGGGGTGGCCTCATGA
- a CDS encoding ABC transporter ATP-binding protein encodes MGVIELDRLEVRLGGRTVLAGLTGELRGHAIGLLGPNGAGKSTLINTLLGFHEPASGTAKVLGLDARADRMRIRQSVGYMPENDSFIGNMTGVRFVRYMAELAGLPPAEALERSHEALFYVGLGEVRYRKISTYSLGMKQLIKLAQGLAHGPKLLILDEPTNGLDPNARQRMIQLIKEIRKQGGTQLLISSHLLRDIDETCDEVLILNKGRIAAISNIEEERRSHLNFIELEMAGNTEAFVQKMRSLGCECASFAGGRIKLVMPDALSPRDLYVTAAENGVQIRRIQLRRDSLEDIFLRAMDYEGGRVDHVSV; translated from the coding sequence ATGGGCGTGATTGAACTTGATCGACTGGAGGTGCGGCTTGGCGGCCGCACCGTCCTTGCTGGGCTGACTGGTGAGTTACGAGGTCACGCGATCGGTCTGCTCGGTCCGAACGGGGCGGGAAAATCAACGCTCATTAATACACTGCTTGGATTTCATGAGCCTGCCAGCGGTACCGCCAAGGTGCTCGGGCTGGATGCGCGCGCGGACCGGATGCGTATTCGCCAGAGCGTCGGCTACATGCCGGAGAACGATTCCTTCATCGGCAATATGACGGGCGTGCGATTTGTGCGCTACATGGCAGAGCTTGCGGGGTTGCCGCCAGCGGAAGCGCTGGAGCGTTCGCACGAGGCTCTCTTCTATGTCGGTTTGGGCGAAGTGCGCTACCGCAAGATCAGCACTTATTCTTTGGGGATGAAGCAACTGATCAAGCTGGCGCAGGGATTAGCGCACGGACCGAAGCTGCTGATTCTCGATGAGCCGACGAACGGGTTAGATCCTAACGCCCGGCAGCGCATGATTCAGCTCATCAAAGAGATTCGCAAGCAGGGCGGGACGCAACTGCTGATCTCTTCGCACCTGTTGCGCGATATCGATGAAACCTGCGACGAAGTGCTGATCCTCAATAAGGGACGCATTGCGGCGATATCGAATATCGAAGAAGAGCGCCGCTCGCACCTCAACTTTATCGAGTTGGAGATGGCGGGAAACACCGAAGCATTTGTGCAGAAGATGCGTTCACTAGGGTGCGAATGCGCAAGCTTTGCCGGCGGTAGGATCAAGTTGGTGATGCCGGATGCGCTGAGCCCTCGCGATCTTTATGTGACCGCGGCGGAGAACGGCGTACAGATCCGGCGCATTCAGTTGCGGCGCGATTCTCTTGAGGACATTTTCCTGCGGGCAATGGATTACGAGGGAGGGCGAGTAGATCATGTCAGTGTTTGA
- a CDS encoding RNA polymerase sigma factor has product MATASPTMQPVESRQRLSELFGLHYRRVLMAAYRITGSMADAEDVAQGVFLRLTTSDEFAVSNAASYLYRAAINGALDLLRRRTAAASEPLELALGVASQGLGSRPEAEVASSQLVQYLRTALSELSPRAAEMFTLRYVEDLDNREVAALMHTSQAVVAVTLHQVRSKLKKRLTEMERGKR; this is encoded by the coding sequence GTGGCAACCGCCAGTCCAACCATGCAACCGGTGGAATCGCGACAGCGTCTTTCTGAGCTGTTTGGCCTGCATTATCGACGCGTTTTGATGGCTGCTTATCGGATTACCGGCAGCATGGCAGACGCGGAGGATGTGGCGCAGGGAGTATTTCTGCGTCTGACGACGAGCGATGAGTTCGCGGTCAGCAACGCAGCGAGTTACCTGTATCGCGCGGCCATTAACGGTGCGCTCGACCTGTTGCGGCGAAGGACGGCCGCAGCAAGCGAGCCTCTGGAACTGGCCTTGGGCGTGGCTTCGCAAGGGCTCGGCTCGCGGCCGGAGGCTGAAGTTGCAAGCAGCCAGCTGGTGCAGTATTTGCGAACGGCTTTGAGCGAACTGAGTCCGCGGGCGGCGGAGATGTTCACGCTGCGGTACGTGGAGGATCTGGACAATCGCGAGGTTGCTGCGTTGATGCACACTTCGCAGGCTGTTGTGGCGGTTACGCTGCACCAGGTGCGATCCAAGCTGAAGAAACGGCTCACAGAGATGGAGCGGGGGAAGCGATGA
- a CDS encoding FecR domain-containing protein, with protein MKNQEEMLDQAIKSMREAEPEAGEISASAEKVAGRLGIAFANDATIESCEDVQPLFGAYRAGTLSENRSVLVKAHLRECGVCLRRFHSGSGAVDWSTPKLMPARTHAVRPWAMGWAMAASLALAAAGTFMYKAYWQVPQGVRAEVQSIDGSASLISDSGSRVLAVGAELKEGDQLRTSGGSHAVLRLSDGSTVELNERSAVSVGARGRNMTLDLDHGAVIVKAAHRTSGHLYVKTDDCSVAVTGTVFSVNSGIKGSRVAVAQGAVDVAHAGMHATVNAGDEFTTTQNLAPEPVSEQFSWSANRDQYIELLAQLSTLQHRIEQIPIPQRYGSDLLDRMPGDTQLYVSIPNLGDFVSQAKTIFEDQLRQSPVLQQWWSSGKQDKTAELDELVNKLHDMSQYLGDEMVIVALKQQKGNGFAVVADVQRSGLSDLLKQQFVSASHGALTVIDESALQNSSSGKPENGAYALVREKEVVFSNSIDTLKTIDAQLNAGSSGFAGSDFGQRIKSAYSRGAGVILAANLQEMLAGATNHGNKKGDAFLQQSGIAGVRYLIAEHRESNGTPQNHLNLQFSGTRQRVASWLGSPAPVGSLDFVSPNAALAVAGVSKDPTAIVDDMIAMMSTDKNGADEFNKAQSELGIDIRNDLAGNLGGEYLFALDGPVLPTPSWKAVIEVRDSGRFETTLERLAQAVNGHLQGKDAHGITIDASQAGGQTFHTVHNASTGVVLAEYTYSNGYMIIAPTRALVMDALHAHSTGDSLGHSASFKALLPVDQNENYSAVAYQNLGPVITPLLSHMSGESADALKKLASDSHPTAICAWGKDAGIEAASNSNLFGFDFLTLGRLLHSDNKQGAVSAEQM; from the coding sequence ATGAAAAACCAGGAAGAGATGCTGGACCAGGCAATCAAGTCGATGCGCGAGGCCGAACCTGAGGCGGGGGAGATCTCCGCTTCGGCTGAGAAAGTGGCGGGCAGGCTGGGCATTGCCTTTGCGAACGACGCAACCATTGAAAGCTGCGAAGATGTTCAGCCGCTGTTTGGCGCGTATCGCGCGGGCACGCTTTCTGAAAATCGGTCAGTACTGGTGAAGGCGCATCTGCGTGAGTGCGGTGTGTGCCTGCGGCGGTTCCACTCGGGATCGGGCGCAGTGGACTGGTCGACGCCCAAATTGATGCCGGCGCGTACGCATGCTGTACGGCCGTGGGCGATGGGTTGGGCCATGGCTGCTTCGCTGGCTCTTGCGGCAGCGGGCACGTTTATGTACAAGGCCTATTGGCAGGTCCCGCAGGGGGTGCGCGCCGAGGTGCAATCGATTGACGGCTCGGCCTCGTTGATCTCAGATTCGGGTTCTCGTGTGCTCGCGGTTGGCGCGGAGTTGAAGGAAGGCGATCAGTTACGGACATCGGGCGGATCGCATGCGGTCTTGCGACTATCTGACGGATCCACTGTGGAGTTGAACGAACGCAGCGCCGTTAGCGTGGGTGCGCGCGGACGAAACATGACACTTGATCTCGATCACGGCGCGGTGATTGTGAAGGCTGCGCATCGCACGTCGGGCCATCTCTATGTGAAGACGGACGATTGCAGTGTTGCGGTCACGGGCACGGTGTTCTCAGTAAACTCGGGGATCAAGGGATCGCGCGTGGCAGTAGCGCAAGGAGCGGTTGATGTTGCGCATGCCGGAATGCATGCGACCGTCAACGCCGGCGATGAGTTCACGACGACGCAGAATCTTGCGCCGGAGCCGGTGAGTGAGCAGTTTTCATGGAGTGCGAATCGCGATCAATATATTGAGTTGCTGGCGCAGTTGTCGACGCTGCAGCATCGCATCGAACAGATTCCGATTCCGCAGCGCTATGGCAGCGACCTGCTGGATCGCATGCCTGGCGATACGCAACTTTACGTGAGCATTCCGAATCTCGGCGATTTTGTGAGCCAGGCCAAGACGATCTTTGAGGATCAATTGAGACAGAGCCCGGTGCTGCAGCAGTGGTGGAGCAGCGGCAAGCAGGACAAGACAGCGGAACTTGATGAGCTGGTGAATAAGCTGCATGATATGAGCCAGTATCTCGGCGACGAGATGGTGATCGTAGCTCTGAAGCAACAGAAGGGCAATGGATTCGCGGTGGTTGCTGATGTGCAGCGCAGCGGTCTTTCGGATTTGTTGAAGCAGCAATTCGTGTCCGCTTCGCATGGTGCGCTGACGGTGATTGACGAGAGCGCTCTGCAAAACTCGTCCTCGGGCAAACCAGAAAACGGTGCCTATGCCCTGGTGCGAGAGAAAGAGGTTGTTTTCTCGAACAGCATCGATACGCTAAAGACCATCGATGCACAGCTCAACGCGGGGTCGAGTGGATTTGCGGGTTCGGACTTTGGCCAGCGGATTAAGTCGGCTTACAGTCGCGGCGCCGGCGTGATTCTGGCTGCCAATTTGCAAGAGATGCTTGCGGGCGCCACAAACCATGGCAATAAGAAGGGCGATGCGTTCCTGCAGCAGTCCGGTATTGCTGGCGTGCGCTACTTGATCGCTGAACATCGCGAGTCGAATGGGACGCCTCAAAATCACTTGAACTTGCAGTTCTCGGGTACGCGGCAACGGGTCGCGTCGTGGCTGGGAAGTCCCGCTCCTGTTGGATCGCTAGATTTCGTTTCGCCGAATGCTGCGCTTGCGGTGGCCGGCGTTTCCAAAGATCCGACAGCAATTGTCGATGACATGATTGCCATGATGTCGACAGACAAGAACGGGGCGGACGAATTCAACAAGGCGCAGTCTGAGCTTGGAATCGATATCCGCAACGATCTTGCAGGAAACCTGGGAGGAGAATATCTCTTCGCGCTGGATGGACCGGTGCTTCCGACGCCTTCGTGGAAGGCCGTGATCGAAGTGCGGGACTCTGGGCGCTTTGAAACGACGCTGGAACGGCTCGCACAGGCTGTCAACGGTCATCTGCAAGGCAAGGATGCGCACGGCATCACGATTGATGCGAGCCAGGCAGGTGGGCAGACTTTCCATACGGTGCATAATGCGTCGACGGGCGTTGTTCTCGCCGAGTATACCTACTCGAACGGATACATGATCATCGCTCCGACGAGGGCGCTGGTGATGGATGCGCTGCATGCGCATTCGACTGGCGATTCGCTCGGGCATTCAGCTAGCTTCAAGGCGTTGCTGCCGGTGGATCAGAATGAAAACTACTCGGCGGTGGCGTATCAGAATCTTGGGCCGGTAATAACGCCGCTGCTGTCGCACATGAGCGGCGAGTCCGCTGACGCGCTGAAGAAGCTGGCATCGGATTCGCATCCCACGGCGATCTGTGCCTGGGGCAAGGACGCGGGGATCGAGGCGGCGAGCAACAGCAACTTGTTTGGATTCGATTTCCTGACACTTGGCAGACTGCTGCACTCCGACAACAAACAAGGCGCGGTCAGCGCGGAACAAATGTAG